From a region of the uncultured Desulfatiglans sp. genome:
- the nadB gene encoding L-aspartate oxidase produces MPSFEELLQTDFLVIGSGLAGLRAAIELSERGKSCILISKSELAHSNTYYAQGGIAAVDPERVAQGDDSFESHIEDTLRAGDGLCIPSVVERFVQRAFPDGVRFLIDHGVPFSKADPDKQYVLHQEGGHGRPRVYCKDDYTGQAIEEHLVDLVRKQPLITVLEYHAAVSLITRNRISEVKVAKDRCLGAWVLDRKTRRVKTIEADVTFLATGGAGRAFLYTSNPENATGDGIAMAYRAGARVANMEFFQFHPTVLYEVSPEHPAERRFLLTEALRGEAMGGILTLDKDSTQDFVLAYDPRGSHATRDIVAKAIDTEMKKRHLAHVWLNVTTPLTGKPEEYIRQSFPKIYAHCLKKGIDMTAEPIPVVPAAHYTCGGVIVGADGQTDIDGLYAIGEVACTGLMGANRLASNSLTECALYGKIAVDAALERDPSLRDPDLKPPPWQGSTVHPEINPAMLNRFWDTTRATMLDYCAIDRNENRLRVAMDILNGLVQITNDIYWHFYPTLEIIELRNLSLVARLIVESAVHRKESRGGHFRSDYPERNDHLFQGATIIQQTTGIRLLKCRHT; encoded by the coding sequence ATGCCGTCTTTCGAGGAATTGCTTCAGACAGACTTCCTGGTCATCGGATCGGGGCTTGCCGGCCTCAGGGCTGCCATCGAATTGAGCGAACGGGGCAAGTCCTGCATCCTCATCAGCAAATCGGAGCTTGCCCATTCCAACACGTACTACGCACAGGGGGGGATAGCCGCCGTAGACCCGGAGCGGGTCGCACAGGGAGATGACAGCTTCGAATCCCACATAGAGGACACCCTCCGTGCAGGGGATGGGCTGTGCATTCCATCGGTCGTCGAACGCTTCGTCCAAAGGGCCTTCCCCGACGGCGTGAGGTTTCTGATCGACCACGGTGTGCCTTTCTCGAAGGCGGATCCGGACAAACAGTACGTCCTCCACCAGGAGGGCGGCCATGGGCGCCCCAGGGTCTACTGCAAAGACGACTACACTGGGCAGGCCATCGAAGAGCACCTCGTCGACCTCGTCAGGAAGCAGCCCCTGATCACCGTCCTGGAATACCATGCTGCGGTGAGCCTTATCACCCGGAACCGCATCTCCGAGGTCAAGGTGGCCAAAGACCGGTGCCTGGGCGCCTGGGTGCTCGACAGAAAAACGCGCCGGGTCAAGACCATCGAAGCGGACGTGACCTTTCTGGCCACGGGCGGCGCAGGCAGGGCGTTCCTTTACACCAGCAACCCTGAAAACGCCACCGGCGACGGCATCGCCATGGCCTATCGGGCAGGGGCCCGTGTGGCCAATATGGAATTCTTCCAATTCCACCCCACGGTGCTCTATGAAGTCAGTCCGGAACACCCCGCCGAGAGGCGATTTCTACTGACCGAGGCCCTGCGGGGCGAGGCCATGGGCGGCATACTCACCCTCGACAAGGATTCGACCCAGGATTTCGTGCTGGCCTATGATCCACGCGGATCCCACGCCACGAGGGACATCGTCGCCAAGGCGATCGATACCGAGATGAAGAAAAGGCATCTGGCGCATGTCTGGCTCAACGTCACCACCCCGTTGACCGGCAAGCCGGAGGAATACATCCGGCAGTCCTTCCCGAAGATTTACGCCCACTGCCTGAAAAAGGGGATCGACATGACCGCCGAGCCCATCCCGGTGGTGCCCGCGGCCCATTACACCTGCGGCGGCGTAATCGTGGGCGCGGACGGCCAAACGGATATCGACGGCCTCTACGCCATCGGAGAAGTCGCCTGCACCGGTTTGATGGGGGCCAATCGACTGGCCAGCAACTCCCTGACCGAATGCGCACTCTACGGAAAAATCGCGGTCGATGCAGCCCTCGAGCGGGATCCATCGCTGCGGGATCCGGATCTGAAGCCGCCGCCATGGCAGGGCAGCACGGTCCACCCTGAAATCAACCCGGCGATGCTGAACCGCTTCTGGGATACGACCCGGGCAACGATGCTCGATTACTGCGCCATCGACCGCAATGAAAACCGTCTGCGTGTTGCCATGGACATCCTGAACGGGCTCGTCCAAATCACCAACGACATCTATTGGCATTTCTACCCGACGCTCGAAATCATCGAGCTCAGGAACCTCTCCCTGGTCGCCCGGCTGATCGTCGAATCGGCCGTGCACAGGAAGGAAAGCCGGGGCGGCCATTTCCGGTCCGACTACCCCGAAAGAAACGACCACCTGTTCCAAGGCGCCACCATCATTCAACAAACCACCGGGATCCGCCTGCTCAAATGCAGGCACACCTGA